One part of the Corynebacterium aurimucosum ATCC 700975 genome encodes these proteins:
- a CDS encoding Na+/H+ antiporter subunit A: MLTLFSALVITTIAAPFLLFYLGRRAFGLLAVMPAVGFFWVLQQLTTGALRDGNQLAYDLDWMPAAHLTISLRMDALSALFSLIILGVGALVLLYCWGYFDHSRRRLALFGSQMVGFATAMYGLVISDNFLLLYVFWEITSLLSFLLVSYYGERASSRRSAQQALMVTVLGGLAMLVGITLLGRQTGEWSFSGIAATEDLANTPYLTVAIVLILCGALSKSAIAPAHFWLPGAMAAPTPVSAYLHSAAMVKAGIYLVARLAPSVHDISTWHLVVIPLGAFTMLLGGWMALKQRDLKLVLAYGTVSQLGFITAIIAIGSRETMQAGLALTFAHSLFKAALFMIVGAIDHSTGTRDIDKLAGLGKKKPALYILAILPAMSMAGIPPLLGFVSKEATLEAIMHEELLVGMPRNMLLVTVVVGSALTMAYALRFLWGAFSSKGQEEPSEAVANMHHIGPFLWIPPTVLTLLTIFFGLLPLPLSHGITQHLDNTFGAKHASELALWHGFTIPLLLSVVIIVAGSLLHWQRQALTKAQFTYPALGSADDSYDAVINALRQLSLRITASTQRGSLQFNLTVIFATLMVLPIVMLINGDITNVHMIVAENPWQAIAAVVIIIAAIAATVLDNRLSGVILVGVTGYALSFIFALHGAPDLALTQLLVETIIMVLFMLVLRRMPANTEWKQEPKTGRLRAWLAVGVGLAVTVVGMFAINARREEPISQYMPELAKEIGHGANTVNVLLVDLRAWDTFGEITVLIIAATGIASLIYRTQSFTRSSRRPTLQVTGRRWLAAGVESEKALNRSLMVDVSTRILFPSMMVLSLYFFFGGHNAPGGGFAGGLVAALALILRYLAGGREELDEALPLDGGRTMAVGLLLSLSAVITPMLLGYPPLTTGYTKVGVPLIGDVSLPSALIFDAGVYLIVVGLTLYVLSSLGAKLDEEEEMRKQRARDRARSLARRAKGKEATATAEKGHA, translated from the coding sequence GTGCTCACTCTCTTCAGCGCCTTGGTAATTACTACCATCGCCGCTCCATTCCTTCTTTTCTATCTCGGCCGCCGCGCCTTCGGCCTCCTTGCCGTCATGCCCGCGGTGGGCTTCTTTTGGGTGCTCCAACAGCTCACCACTGGAGCGCTGCGTGACGGCAATCAGCTGGCGTATGACCTCGACTGGATGCCCGCTGCGCACCTGACCATCAGCCTGCGCATGGACGCGCTTTCCGCGCTGTTCAGCCTCATTATTTTGGGCGTAGGCGCGCTGGTTTTGTTGTATTGCTGGGGCTATTTCGACCACTCCCGGCGGCGCCTTGCTCTCTTCGGCAGCCAGATGGTGGGCTTTGCCACGGCCATGTATGGCCTGGTGATTTCCGATAATTTCCTGCTGCTCTACGTCTTTTGGGAAATCACCTCCCTGCTGTCTTTCCTCTTGGTGAGCTATTACGGCGAGCGAGCCTCGTCGCGTCGATCAGCGCAGCAGGCGCTCATGGTGACTGTTCTGGGCGGCCTCGCCATGCTGGTGGGTATTACGCTCCTCGGCCGCCAGACCGGCGAGTGGTCCTTCAGCGGTATAGCCGCCACCGAAGACCTAGCCAACACCCCCTACCTCACCGTGGCCATCGTGCTGATCCTCTGCGGTGCGCTGTCCAAGTCCGCCATCGCCCCGGCCCACTTCTGGCTGCCTGGCGCCATGGCCGCGCCGACCCCGGTATCGGCCTACCTGCACTCCGCGGCGATGGTGAAGGCCGGCATCTACCTCGTCGCACGCCTTGCCCCCTCGGTACATGACATTTCCACCTGGCACCTGGTGGTCATCCCCTTGGGTGCTTTCACCATGCTGCTCGGCGGCTGGATGGCGCTGAAGCAACGCGACCTGAAGCTGGTCTTGGCCTACGGCACCGTCTCGCAGCTGGGCTTTATCACCGCCATCATCGCCATCGGATCCCGCGAGACCATGCAGGCAGGGCTGGCGCTGACCTTCGCGCACTCCCTCTTCAAGGCCGCGCTCTTCATGATCGTCGGCGCTATCGACCATTCGACGGGAACCCGGGACATCGACAAGCTTGCGGGCCTGGGCAAGAAGAAACCCGCGCTGTACATCCTGGCCATCCTCCCCGCGATGTCTATGGCCGGTATCCCGCCGCTGCTGGGCTTCGTGTCCAAGGAGGCCACGCTCGAGGCGATCATGCACGAGGAGCTCTTGGTCGGCATGCCGCGCAACATGCTGCTCGTGACGGTCGTCGTCGGCTCCGCGCTGACCATGGCCTATGCGCTGCGCTTCCTCTGGGGCGCGTTCTCCTCGAAGGGGCAGGAGGAGCCCTCTGAAGCGGTAGCGAATATGCACCACATCGGCCCCTTCCTGTGGATCCCGCCGACGGTACTGACTCTGCTGACCATCTTCTTTGGTCTGCTGCCGCTGCCTTTGTCCCACGGCATCACGCAGCACCTGGACAACACCTTTGGCGCGAAGCACGCGTCCGAACTAGCGCTGTGGCATGGCTTCACCATCCCGTTGCTGCTCTCCGTGGTCATCATCGTCGCCGGTTCTCTCCTGCACTGGCAGCGCCAAGCCCTCACGAAGGCCCAGTTCACCTACCCGGCCTTGGGCTCGGCCGATGACTCCTACGACGCCGTCATCAACGCCCTGCGCCAACTCTCCCTGCGCATCACCGCTTCCACGCAGCGCGGTTCGCTGCAGTTCAACCTCACGGTCATCTTTGCCACCCTCATGGTGCTGCCCATCGTCATGCTCATCAACGGTGATATCACCAACGTGCACATGATCGTGGCCGAGAACCCCTGGCAGGCCATCGCAGCGGTGGTCATCATCATCGCCGCCATCGCCGCCACGGTGCTGGATAACCGCCTCTCCGGCGTCATCCTCGTGGGCGTGACCGGCTACGCCTTGTCCTTCATCTTCGCGCTTCACGGTGCGCCGGACTTGGCGCTGACGCAGCTCCTCGTGGAAACCATCATCATGGTGCTCTTCATGCTGGTGCTGCGCCGCATGCCGGCCAACACCGAGTGGAAGCAGGAACCCAAGACCGGCCGCTTGCGCGCGTGGCTAGCGGTGGGCGTGGGCCTGGCCGTCACCGTAGTGGGCATGTTCGCTATCAACGCTCGGCGCGAAGAGCCCATCTCGCAGTACATGCCGGAGCTAGCCAAGGAGATTGGCCACGGCGCCAACACGGTCAACGTCCTGCTCGTGGACCTGCGTGCGTGGGATACCTTCGGCGAGATCACCGTGCTCATCATCGCCGCGACGGGTATTGCCTCGCTGATTTACCGCACGCAGAGCTTTACCCGCTCCTCCCGCCGCCCAACCTTGCAGGTCACCGGCCGCCGCTGGCTGGCCGCAGGCGTGGAATCGGAGAAGGCCCTCAACCGCTCCCTCATGGTGGACGTGAGCACCCGCATCCTCTTCCCCTCGATGATGGTGCTGTCCCTGTACTTCTTCTTCGGCGGCCACAACGCCCCCGGCGGCGGTTTCGCCGGCGGCCTCGTGGCGGCCTTGGCGCTGATTCTGCGCTACCTTGCGGGCGGCCGCGAGGAGCTCGATGAGGCGCTGCCTCTCGACGGCGGCCGCACCATGGCGGTGGGTCTGCTTCTTTCCCTCAGCGCAGTTATCACCCCGATGCTCTTGGGCTATCCGCCGCTGACCACCGGGTACACGAAGGTCGGCGTGCCGCTCATCGGTGATGTCTCGCTGCCTTCGGCGCTGATTTTCGACGCCGGTGTCTACCTCATCGTCGTCGGCCTCACGCTCTACGTCTTGTCTTCCTTGGGTGCCAAACTCGATGAGGAAGAAGAGATGCGTAAGCAACGCGCCCGCGACCGCGCCCGCTCGCTGGCACGCCGTGCTAAAGGAAAAGAAGCCACTGCCACCGCAGAGAAAGGACACGCCTAA
- a CDS encoding Na(+)/H(+) antiporter subunit C produces the protein MDANLMLLLAAGVLCGAGVYLLLDRAMTKMLLGILLLGNGANLFVLMAGGKAGSPPIDGRTSLPYGEEIADPLAQAMILTAIVISMALTGFILTLAYRQYRYRTADVIEDDTEDTAIAAMASRPGNASAAPDHDASNDPTTGRNTKEGDKFGPEFFEAPVKEATDE, from the coding sequence ATGGATGCCAACCTCATGCTCCTGCTCGCTGCGGGCGTGCTCTGCGGCGCAGGGGTCTACTTGTTGCTGGACCGCGCGATGACCAAGATGCTGCTCGGCATCTTGTTGCTGGGCAATGGCGCGAACCTCTTCGTACTCATGGCTGGCGGTAAAGCCGGCTCGCCGCCAATCGACGGCCGGACTTCCCTGCCCTATGGCGAGGAAATCGCCGATCCGCTGGCTCAGGCGATGATCCTCACGGCCATCGTCATTTCGATGGCGCTGACCGGCTTCATCCTCACGTTGGCCTACCGCCAGTACCGTTACCGCACTGCGGACGTGATTGAGGATGACACCGAGGACACCGCCATCGCGGCGATGGCCTCGCGCCCGGGCAATGCCTCGGCTGCCCCAGACCACGATGCTTCCAATGACCCGACCACCGGCCGCAACACCAAGGAAGGCGATAAGTTTGGCCCCGAGTTCTTCGAGGCTCCCGTGAAGGAGGCCACCGATGAGTGA
- a CDS encoding dipeptidase, protein MTKISEFVSNDRDTIFQQLKELVSFNSVHNEPGLEEQTAKAAEWVHAALVDVGFTPEAITTADGSTAIVAKRPGKEGAKTVLLYSHYDVVPAGNPEAWDSDPFTLTERDGRWYGRGAADCKGNVAMHLAALRALDANGGTDLNLTVLIEGSEERGGEGLSALIEERPELFAADAILIADAGNAKVGVPTLTTSLRGGSQINVKVSTLHSAVHSGQFGGAAPDAVKALMRALDSLTDEYGRTTIDGVDCAGTWPLAEGQDIAYSEENFRADAQMLEGTEVMGAKVPAGATAIADMIWARPAVTVTGFTSTPVAEAVNAVPATAEANINLRTPATMDPRATAEAVAEHLKKHVPWGAHIEVTILEANLGFETDPEKPAVALLGECLGEAYGSETITQGMGGSIPLTVELQEKHPNAEIALFGVEEPQCTIHSANESVDPTEIEKIAIAEALFLQRFA, encoded by the coding sequence ATGACCAAGATTTCTGAGTTTGTCAGCAACGACCGCGATACCATTTTCCAGCAGCTCAAGGAGCTCGTCTCCTTCAATTCCGTCCACAACGAGCCAGGTCTAGAGGAGCAGACCGCGAAGGCAGCGGAGTGGGTTCACGCCGCGCTTGTCGACGTCGGCTTCACCCCCGAAGCCATCACCACCGCTGATGGTTCCACGGCGATCGTCGCCAAGCGCCCCGGCAAGGAGGGCGCGAAGACGGTGCTGCTCTACTCGCACTATGATGTCGTGCCTGCCGGCAACCCGGAGGCCTGGGACTCCGATCCTTTCACCCTAACTGAGCGCGATGGCCGCTGGTACGGCCGCGGCGCTGCGGACTGCAAGGGCAACGTTGCTATGCACCTGGCGGCCCTGCGCGCGCTCGACGCGAACGGTGGAACCGACCTAAACCTCACCGTGCTTATCGAGGGCTCCGAGGAACGTGGCGGTGAGGGCCTGTCCGCGCTCATCGAGGAGCGCCCGGAGCTCTTTGCTGCCGATGCCATCCTCATCGCCGATGCCGGCAACGCCAAGGTGGGTGTGCCAACGCTGACGACCTCCCTGCGCGGCGGCTCCCAGATCAACGTCAAGGTCTCCACCCTCCATTCTGCTGTGCACTCCGGCCAGTTCGGCGGCGCGGCTCCCGATGCCGTCAAGGCGCTCATGCGCGCGCTGGATTCCCTGACGGATGAGTACGGCCGCACGACTATCGACGGCGTCGATTGTGCGGGCACCTGGCCTCTGGCCGAGGGCCAGGACATTGCCTACAGCGAGGAGAACTTCCGTGCCGACGCGCAGATGCTTGAAGGCACCGAGGTGATGGGCGCGAAGGTTCCGGCTGGTGCCACCGCCATCGCGGATATGATTTGGGCCCGCCCGGCGGTGACGGTGACCGGCTTTACCTCTACCCCGGTGGCCGAGGCCGTCAATGCCGTGCCCGCTACCGCCGAGGCCAACATCAACCTTCGCACCCCCGCCACCATGGATCCCCGCGCCACCGCGGAGGCCGTGGCCGAGCACCTGAAGAAGCACGTTCCGTGGGGCGCGCACATCGAGGTCACCATCCTGGAGGCCAACCTGGGCTTCGAAACCGATCCGGAAAAGCCCGCCGTAGCCCTGCTCGGCGAGTGCCTGGGCGAGGCCTACGGTTCCGAGACCATCACCCAGGGGATGGGCGGCTCCATCCCGCTGACCGTGGAGTTGCAGGAGAAGCACCCGAATGCCGAGATTGCGCTCTTTGGCGTCGAGGAGCCGCAGTGCACGATCCACTCCGCTAATGAGTCAGTCGACCCGACTGAGATTGAGAAGATTGCGATCGCTGAGGCTCTCTTCCTCCAGCGTTTCGCTTAG
- a CDS encoding Na+/H+ antiporter subunit D produces MSETISPLVDLLLPYISYLIPLPIIIPALAAALAMLFARNAHAQRRIAFFSLLTLATVNAALIFIADTTGIQTVQVGGWDAPVGITLVADRLSTVMLFTSSVVLFSVMWYAISQGVRDGTKDEPVAVFLPTYMLLTMGVNVSFLAGDLFNLYVGFEIFLVASYVLLTLGASPARVRAGVGYVMVSMASSLIFVLALAYIYAAVGTMNMAQIGIRMEDIPAGTRSAVFAVLLIAFGIKAAVFPLDAWLPDSYPTAPSLVTAVFAGLLTKVGVYAIIRARTSIFTAGGLDNLLMWVALATMLVGILGAIAQSDIKRLLSFTLVSHIGYMIFGVALGTAQGLSGAIFYAVHHILVQTALFLVVGLIERQAGTSSLRRLGSLIYTAPLIAILYFIPAMNLGGIPPFSGFLGKIMLLQAGANEGSWMSWVLIGGAVITSLLTLYVMVLVWAKGFLRDRGDAPEGNLAMVRPSPLGEVTEYVELADRDDVGRVPFGMLASTSLLVIASVSMSFLAGPISGVTTRAATSAQDDSIYRYAVLGDSAEDPTRHLDPAERYEEGADSRKNRSEPIPDPEPVAPTTRTSPSATPSLPTSESKDEKEASR; encoded by the coding sequence ATGAGTGAGACCATCTCGCCCCTGGTGGATCTGTTGCTGCCGTATATCAGCTACCTGATCCCCCTGCCGATCATCATCCCGGCTTTAGCCGCCGCGCTGGCGATGCTCTTTGCACGCAATGCCCATGCGCAGCGTCGCATCGCCTTTTTCTCCCTGCTCACGCTCGCCACGGTGAACGCCGCGTTGATTTTCATCGCGGATACCACCGGCATTCAGACCGTGCAGGTGGGCGGCTGGGACGCGCCAGTGGGCATCACGCTGGTGGCGGACCGGTTGTCCACGGTCATGCTCTTTACCTCCTCCGTCGTCCTGTTCTCCGTCATGTGGTACGCCATTTCCCAGGGCGTGCGCGACGGCACCAAGGACGAGCCGGTGGCGGTCTTCCTGCCCACCTACATGTTGCTGACCATGGGCGTGAACGTGTCCTTCCTGGCCGGTGACTTGTTCAACCTCTACGTGGGCTTCGAGATCTTCCTCGTGGCCTCGTATGTGCTGCTCACCCTCGGCGCCTCGCCTGCACGCGTGCGGGCGGGCGTGGGCTATGTCATGGTCTCCATGGCCTCCTCGCTCATCTTCGTGCTGGCCTTGGCTTATATCTACGCTGCGGTGGGCACGATGAACATGGCCCAGATTGGTATCCGCATGGAAGATATCCCGGCGGGCACCCGCTCCGCGGTGTTCGCCGTGCTGCTCATTGCCTTTGGCATTAAGGCGGCCGTCTTCCCGCTGGACGCCTGGCTGCCGGACTCCTACCCCACAGCGCCTTCGCTGGTCACCGCTGTCTTCGCGGGCCTGCTCACCAAGGTCGGTGTCTACGCCATCATCCGCGCGCGCACTTCCATCTTCACCGCTGGTGGGTTAGATAACCTGCTCATGTGGGTCGCGCTGGCCACGATGCTCGTGGGTATTTTGGGTGCCATCGCCCAATCGGATATCAAACGATTACTGTCCTTCACGCTGGTGAGCCACATCGGTTATATGATCTTCGGCGTTGCCCTCGGAACCGCGCAGGGCCTGTCGGGCGCCATCTTCTACGCTGTGCACCACATTCTAGTGCAGACCGCACTCTTCCTGGTGGTGGGCCTCATCGAGCGCCAAGCCGGCACCTCCTCGCTGCGGCGCTTGGGCTCGCTGATCTACACCGCACCGCTCATCGCTATTTTGTACTTCATCCCGGCCATGAATCTGGGTGGCATCCCGCCCTTCTCCGGCTTCCTGGGCAAAATCATGCTGCTCCAGGCGGGCGCGAACGAGGGCTCGTGGATGTCGTGGGTCCTCATCGGCGGCGCGGTGATAACCTCGCTGCTCACTCTGTACGTCATGGTCCTCGTCTGGGCCAAGGGTTTCCTGCGTGACCGCGGCGACGCACCCGAGGGCAACCTCGCCATGGTGCGTCCTTCCCCGCTGGGCGAGGTCACCGAGTACGTCGAGCTGGCAGATCGCGATGACGTCGGCCGCGTGCCCTTCGGTATGCTGGCCTCCACTTCCCTACTCGTCATTGCGTCGGTGTCGATGTCCTTCCTGGCGGGCCCCATCTCCGGTGTCACCACCCGTGCGGCCACCTCGGCGCAGGATGACTCCATCTACCGTTATGCCGTGCTGGGTGATTCCGCTGAGGACCCGACGCGCCACCTAGACCCCGCTGAGCGCTACGAGGAGGGCGCGGATTCCCGGAAGAACCGGAGCGAGCCCATCCCGGATCCGGAGCCGGTGGCGCCGACGACGAGGACGTCGCCAAGCGCTACGCCCTCTCTGCCCACCTCCGAGAGCAAGGATGAAAAGGAGGCATCGCGATGA
- a CDS encoding OPT family oligopeptide transporter has translation MATTTAEGSQSTLRELTLRGIIIGGLITLIFTAANVYLGLKVGLTFATSIPAAVISMAVLRRFAGHNVKENNIVQTIASAAGTLSAIIFVLPGLVMVGYWQGFSFVDTAAVCAIGGVLGVMYSIPLRRALVTGSDLPYPEGVAAAEVLKVGDSSGEDGEAAHEENAKGLRVIVFGGILSAFMALLAAMKAAASEVATYFKFGSGATTLGTSLSLALVGVGHLVGLAVGIAMLVGVVISYLILLPILTGGEGLGDPAAIMETVDTVFSDRIRFIGVGTMAIAAVWTLIKITGPIAKGMAESFASSRNRKDGQQVAVEERDIPAPYVIGTILVLMIPIGLLLWNFVRGTDIHDHMGVLITVSVLFTLLVGLVIASVCGYMAGLIGASNSPISSIGIIAVIAAALLIAAVTRGTDAEPLSLVAYTLFTAAIVFGIATISNDNLQDLKTGQLVGATPWKQQVALIIGVLFGSLVIPPILQVMLTGFGFQGMEGAGEDALAAPQAALMSSVASGIFDSSLPWDLIGLGAAIGAVIIIVDECLRHFTDKYSLSPLAVGMGMYLPAAITIVVPIGAFLGYFYNRWAARQSKPDFVKRMGTLLATGLIVGESLFGVVNAGIIAASAGDSPLEIFEGGTAAKFVGVILFVGGIAAAYKWTAKKAAS, from the coding sequence ATGGCGACGACGACCGCCGAAGGTTCCCAGTCCACGCTCCGCGAGCTCACGCTGCGCGGCATTATTATCGGTGGACTCATCACTCTGATCTTTACTGCCGCCAACGTGTATCTCGGCCTCAAAGTAGGCCTGACATTTGCCACGTCCATTCCTGCCGCCGTGATTTCCATGGCGGTGCTGCGCCGCTTTGCCGGGCACAACGTTAAAGAGAACAACATTGTGCAGACCATCGCGTCCGCAGCCGGTACCTTGTCCGCCATCATCTTCGTGCTCCCAGGCCTGGTGATGGTGGGCTATTGGCAGGGCTTTTCCTTCGTTGATACCGCCGCGGTGTGCGCCATCGGTGGCGTGCTCGGCGTGATGTACTCCATCCCGCTGCGCCGCGCGCTGGTGACGGGCTCGGACCTGCCCTACCCGGAGGGCGTGGCCGCGGCCGAGGTCCTCAAGGTGGGCGATAGCTCCGGTGAGGACGGCGAGGCCGCCCACGAGGAAAACGCGAAGGGCCTGCGCGTCATCGTCTTCGGTGGCATCCTCTCCGCGTTCATGGCTTTGCTGGCGGCAATGAAGGCGGCTGCCTCTGAGGTGGCGACCTACTTCAAATTCGGCTCGGGCGCGACGACGCTGGGCACCTCCCTCTCGCTGGCGCTGGTCGGCGTGGGCCACCTCGTGGGTCTGGCCGTCGGTATCGCCATGCTCGTCGGCGTGGTCATTTCCTACCTCATCCTGCTGCCCATCCTCACCGGTGGTGAGGGTCTGGGCGATCCGGCTGCCATCATGGAGACCGTGGATACGGTCTTCTCCGATAGGATCCGCTTCATCGGCGTGGGCACCATGGCCATCGCGGCCGTGTGGACGCTGATTAAGATTACGGGCCCAATTGCCAAGGGTATGGCTGAGTCCTTCGCCTCCTCCCGCAACCGCAAGGATGGCCAGCAGGTGGCAGTAGAGGAGCGCGATATTCCAGCGCCCTATGTCATCGGCACCATCTTGGTCCTGATGATTCCGATTGGACTTCTGCTGTGGAACTTCGTGCGCGGTACCGATATTCACGACCACATGGGCGTGCTGATTACGGTCTCCGTGCTCTTCACCTTGCTGGTGGGCCTCGTTATCGCGTCGGTGTGCGGCTATATGGCTGGCCTCATCGGTGCGTCTAACTCGCCGATTTCCTCCATCGGCATCATCGCGGTCATCGCCGCTGCGCTGCTGATTGCTGCCGTCACCCGCGGCACGGATGCAGAGCCGCTCTCGCTGGTGGCTTACACGCTGTTTACCGCGGCCATCGTCTTCGGCATTGCGACTATTTCTAATGACAATCTGCAGGACCTCAAGACTGGTCAGCTGGTTGGTGCGACGCCGTGGAAGCAGCAGGTAGCGCTCATCATCGGTGTTCTCTTCGGCTCCTTGGTGATTCCGCCGATTCTGCAGGTCATGCTCACCGGCTTTGGCTTCCAGGGCATGGAGGGCGCTGGCGAGGATGCACTGGCTGCCCCGCAGGCTGCACTAATGTCCTCGGTGGCTTCCGGTATTTTTGATAGCTCGCTGCCGTGGGATCTCATTGGTCTGGGCGCGGCGATTGGTGCCGTCATCATCATCGTGGATGAGTGCCTGCGCCACTTCACCGACAAGTACTCCCTGTCCCCGCTGGCGGTGGGCATGGGCATGTACCTGCCGGCGGCGATCACCATTGTGGTGCCGATTGGTGCCTTCTTGGGCTACTTCTACAACCGTTGGGCGGCACGCCAGTCCAAGCCGGATTTTGTAAAGCGCATGGGTACGTTGCTGGCCACCGGCCTCATCGTGGGTGAGTCCCTCTTCGGTGTGGTCAACGCGGGCATCATTGCGGCCTCGGCCGGCGACTCCCCGCTGGAGATCTTCGAGGGCGGAACGGCAGCCAAGTTCGTTGGCGTCATCCTCTTTGTTGGCGGTATCGCTGCGGCATATAAGTGGACGGCGAAGAAGGCTGCTTCTTAA
- a CDS encoding Na+/H+ antiporter subunit E encodes MRFAGIKHRFRPWFMVWIIVMWCMLMGEVTVANLVGGLLASLFIVFALPLPAMPVAGISVSWGKLFIFMAQWFVELMEASIKVGWLAVRPQEVPKTAIVKLPMRVENEFVLALAVSLYNLQPGGTVSDIDIANRMLTIHLLNADSEEHLEREIAAVRKLEADMIAIFERSHP; translated from the coding sequence ATGAGATTTGCCGGGATTAAGCACCGCTTCCGCCCCTGGTTCATGGTGTGGATCATCGTCATGTGGTGCATGCTCATGGGCGAGGTCACCGTGGCGAACCTGGTGGGCGGGCTGTTGGCCAGCCTGTTCATCGTCTTCGCGCTACCGCTGCCGGCCATGCCCGTGGCAGGAATTTCGGTGAGCTGGGGCAAGCTTTTCATCTTCATGGCGCAGTGGTTCGTGGAGCTGATGGAAGCTTCCATCAAGGTTGGCTGGCTGGCAGTACGCCCGCAGGAAGTGCCGAAGACCGCGATTGTGAAGTTGCCGATGCGCGTGGAGAACGAGTTCGTTCTCGCGCTGGCGGTGAGCTTGTATAACCTGCAACCGGGCGGCACGGTGTCCGATATCGATATTGCCAACCGCATGCTCACCATCCATCTCCTCAACGCTGACTCTGAGGAACACTTGGAGCGGGAGATCGCGGCGGTGCGCAAGCTGGAAGCCGATATGATTGCCATCTTCGAAAGGAGCCACCCCTGA
- the groL gene encoding chaperonin GroEL (60 kDa chaperone family; promotes refolding of misfolded polypeptides especially under stressful conditions; forms two stacked rings of heptamers to form a barrel-shaped 14mer; ends can be capped by GroES; misfolded proteins enter the barrel where they are refolded when GroES binds) yields MAKIIAFDEEARRGLERGLNTLADAVKVTLGPKGRNVVLEKSWGAPTITNDGVSIAREIELEDPYEKIGAELVKEVAKKTDDVAGDGTTTATVLAQALVREGLRNVAAGSNPMGIKRGIEAATKKVVDSLLSSAKEVETQEEIATTAGISAADPAIGEKIAEAMYTVGNGSVNKDSVITVEESNTFGVDLEVTEGMRFDKGYISGYFATDMERQEAVLEDPYILLVSSKVSNIKDLVPLLEKVMQTGKPLLIIAEDVEGEALSTLVVNKIRGTFKSVAVKAPGFGDRRKATLQDMAILTGGQVISEEVGLSLETAEIEYLGQARKVVVTKDETTIVQGAGSQEQIDGRIKQIRAEIENSDSDYDREKLQERLAKLAGGVAVLKVGAATEVELKERKHRIEDAVRNAKAAVEEGIVAGGGVALLQAAEVLDSLSDLTGDEATGVKIVREALSAPLKQIAQNAGLEPGVVADKVASLPAGQGLNAASGEYVDLMAAGINDPVKVTRSALQNAASIAALFLTTEAVVADKPEPAGAGAGMPDADAMGGMGF; encoded by the coding sequence ATGGCAAAGATCATTGCCTTCGATGAAGAGGCACGTCGCGGCCTCGAGCGTGGCCTCAACACGCTTGCCGATGCCGTCAAGGTCACCCTCGGCCCCAAGGGTCGTAACGTCGTCCTGGAGAAGTCCTGGGGCGCCCCGACCATTACTAACGACGGTGTCTCCATCGCGCGCGAGATCGAGCTCGAGGACCCGTACGAGAAGATCGGCGCTGAGCTGGTCAAGGAAGTAGCCAAGAAGACTGATGACGTTGCCGGTGACGGCACCACCACCGCTACCGTTCTGGCACAGGCTCTCGTGCGTGAGGGCCTGCGTAACGTAGCCGCTGGTTCCAACCCGATGGGCATTAAGCGTGGCATTGAGGCCGCCACCAAGAAGGTTGTTGATTCCCTGCTCTCCTCCGCAAAGGAAGTAGAGACTCAGGAAGAGATCGCCACCACCGCAGGTATCTCCGCCGCTGACCCGGCAATCGGCGAGAAGATCGCCGAGGCTATGTACACGGTGGGCAACGGCTCCGTAAACAAGGACTCCGTTATCACCGTTGAGGAGTCCAACACCTTCGGCGTGGACCTTGAGGTCACTGAAGGTATGCGCTTCGACAAGGGCTACATCTCTGGCTACTTCGCTACCGATATGGAGCGCCAGGAGGCAGTCCTCGAGGATCCGTACATCCTGCTGGTCTCCTCCAAAGTCTCCAACATCAAGGACCTCGTTCCGCTGCTGGAGAAGGTCATGCAGACTGGTAAACCGCTGCTGATTATCGCGGAGGATGTTGAGGGCGAGGCCCTGTCCACCCTGGTGGTCAACAAGATCCGCGGCACCTTCAAGTCCGTTGCTGTGAAGGCTCCGGGCTTCGGTGACCGCCGCAAGGCCACCCTGCAGGACATGGCTATCCTCACCGGCGGCCAGGTCATCTCCGAGGAGGTCGGCCTCTCCCTGGAGACAGCTGAGATCGAGTACCTCGGCCAGGCCCGCAAGGTTGTCGTGACCAAGGATGAGACCACCATCGTTCAGGGTGCTGGCTCCCAGGAGCAGATCGACGGCCGCATCAAGCAGATTCGCGCCGAGATCGAGAACTCCGACTCCGACTACGACCGCGAGAAGCTGCAGGAGCGCCTGGCCAAGCTGGCCGGCGGCGTGGCAGTTCTCAAGGTTGGTGCTGCTACCGAGGTCGAGCTCAAGGAGCGCAAGCACCGCATCGAGGATGCCGTGCGCAACGCCAAGGCTGCCGTTGAGGAGGGTATCGTCGCCGGTGGTGGCGTGGCTCTGCTGCAGGCTGCCGAGGTTCTGGATTCCCTCTCCGACCTCACCGGTGATGAGGCAACCGGCGTCAAGATTGTCCGCGAGGCGCTGTCTGCTCCGCTGAAGCAGATTGCTCAGAACGCTGGCCTGGAGCCGGGCGTTGTCGCTGACAAGGTCGCCTCCCTGCCGGCTGGCCAGGGCCTCAATGCTGCGTCTGGCGAGTACGTGGACCTGATGGCTGCAGGTATTAACGACCCGGTTAAGGTCACCCGTTCCGCACTGCAGAATGCTGCGTCCATCGCGGCTCTGTTCCTGACCACCGAGGCGGTTGTGGCTGATAAGCCGGAGCCGGCCGGTGCAGGCGCTGGCATGCCGGATGCTGACGCAATGGGCGGTATGGGCTTCTAA